The following proteins come from a genomic window of Flavobacterium crocinum:
- a CDS encoding Crp/Fnr family transcriptional regulator: MQNSLKTIFPNFSNELIATIEENGSLQDFEAGTILMRTGQYIKNTALITKGKIKIYRQGEDGGEFLLYYLQPGQACAISMICTAKSEKSQIMAKVVEDVSVMMIPLQSMDKWMMEHRSWYEFVIETYRSRFEEVLEVVDNIAFRSMDERLEFYLKRHSDACGCSEVNLSHQEIATELNTSREVVSRLLKKMEQRGLVKLNRNQIELLK; the protein is encoded by the coding sequence ATGCAAAATTCATTAAAAACTATCTTTCCTAATTTCTCTAACGAACTTATTGCTACTATCGAAGAAAATGGAAGTCTTCAGGATTTTGAGGCCGGAACTATTTTAATGCGTACTGGACAATATATTAAGAACACCGCTTTAATTACCAAAGGCAAAATCAAGATTTATCGTCAGGGCGAAGATGGAGGCGAATTTTTATTGTATTATTTACAACCGGGTCAGGCTTGTGCAATTTCAATGATTTGTACAGCGAAAAGTGAGAAAAGCCAAATTATGGCCAAAGTAGTTGAAGATGTTTCGGTAATGATGATTCCGTTACAATCTATGGACAAATGGATGATGGAACACAGAAGCTGGTACGAATTTGTCATTGAAACTTACAGAAGCCGTTTCGAAGAAGTTCTGGAAGTAGTAGATAATATTGCTTTCCGTTCAATGGACGAACGATTAGAATTTTATTTGAAAAGACATTCTGATGCCTGCGGTTGTTCTGAAGTTAATCTTTCACATCAGGAAATCGCAACCGAATTGAATACTTCGCGTGAAGTGGTTTCCAGATTATTAAAAAAAATGGAACAGCGTGGTTTGGTTAAACTCAACCGAAACCAAATTGAGTTACTAAAGTAA